The nucleotide window ATTCCAGTGGGTCCTGGAGACAGAGCCGAGTGGGTGGAGAGGACCTTGACCTCTGCCGTCGCTATCTCTGATAAGGTCACAGTCTATGACAACAGTGAGAGGGAGGACTTGAGGGGAATAATTGAGAAGTTCAACGTGAAGCATGTGGTTGACAGACGCATGAGGAAGGTCAACATGGCTATGCTTAGGAACAGGTTACTCTCTCTCGCAACTGAGGATTTGGTCATCATGATGGACAGTGACGTAGTCATAAAGTCAGCCAAGTCTCTCTTGAGTAGGGTAGCAGAGCAAGGCTACGCATATACGTGGATGCACTACGCCTACACTGAGGAAGAGCTCGGGAGGCCCAGATCTCCTGGGGAGGAGAACCCGAACCTGGGGTGTGCAGCAATAAACTTGAAAGATGTGAAGGAAATAGGTATGTTTGACGAGAAGTATGAGAGAGACGAGGACATCTGGCTGTACTCTAAGCTCAAACACAGCGGGAAGAGGGTCGGGCCAGTGGAGGAGAGGTGTCTCCACCTAAACACGTCGCATTTAAGGAAGGACCTCTCATCTTCCCTCAGGGAGGCAAGGAGAAACCTATGGAGGAGCAAGTATGATATGATGATGGTCTTCGACGGATTGGCCGACTTCACTTTCCTCACAGGTTACAGTTACTTCGGGTCGTACTACGTAATAGGCCTGTTGTCAGCTCTCATCCCGCTGGCCTCGCTCCTCTACATACCTGTTATAGGGTATGGGGTAAAGTACTACGGAGGAGTGAAGGAGTGGGCCTACAATCTCATCCCTGGGCTAGCGTTGGCAATATCCCTCCCCTACGGGCTTTGCTGGAACTTACTGAAGATGAGGAGTAGGAGAAAGGGTGGAGTGACGCCTTAGACCTCGGTCGAACCCTCGCCGTGACTGAGAGGAGGTCAGAAAAGCTTAATACACTAATGCTCTCGGGTTCCCTATGAAGCTCGGCGTCGTCAACAGCGGCATCCTGTCGCCCTCCTTTGGCGGTGGAGGGGCCGTTCACACCCTCGAAGTTCTTACTAGGCTGAAGGACAGGTTCCAGATAGTCCTGTTCCCTTCGTCCCCTTCACTGAAGTGGGACAAGGAGAAACTGATGGAGAGGGCCAAGTGGATAGAGTCAAAGGGTATCCGGGTGGACGATGCCTTCTACTCCCTGATAGAGGAGAAGGAGGTAAAGAAGGCTAGTCCAGAGGAACTCGCCAACCACTACGACGTGGACGGCGTGGACTTCGTATATGAGCCCGATCACACCTCCACGGATATCTATTACATAGGAGGAAAGAGGGGGAAGTATGGGATGACTATCCATGAGCCGATGTATTACGCGGACTCCTTGCAGTACCTCAAGAGACTGATCAAGTTCTATGGGATAAACCCTAAGACAGGGAAGGGTTTTCACACCCGCTTCCTTTACAACGAACTCGTGGCTAAGAGGGTAAACAGGAAGCTCATGAAGAGGTTCCCTCCATCGTTTATAGCCTCCGTGAGCAAGGGTAGCCTCGAATGGAGCGGACTGTCGGGAGAAGTGCTGTACCCTGGGAACGCCTTTGACCCGTCCCTCCTCGATTACAGGGGTAAAGGGAAGGAGGACTACGTTGTATTTTGGAGCAGACTGAACCAGGACAAGGGGATCAAGGAGATACCCGCAGTGATGAGGATCATAAATTCCATGAGGAGGACGAGACTAGTCCTCATGGGGAAGTTCTTCGACAAGTACAACGAATCGCTGTTCTGGAGGAAAGTTAGGGCCTACGGCCTAGACGTAGAGTACCTAGGTTTCGTGGAGAGGAAAAAGCTAAACGAAGTTGTGAGCAGGGCGAAGTGCCTCATCTACCCAAGTCACGTCGACGGCTTTTCCCTTGTCGTACTGGAGTCCCTAGCCTTAGGGACTCCTGTGGTGGCCTATGACATACCCACGATTAGGAGCGTTTACTCCGGCCTATCAGCAGTAAAGTTAGTGCCAGAGTTCGACGTCAGAGCTATGGGTGAGGAGGCTGCACGACTCATAGAAAGGGACCCCCAGGAGCTCATGGAGGATCAGGGCTTATTGGAGTTCTTGAGGGTACACTCATCTTGGGATAACGTTGCTAACTCAATTGAGGCCCTGATCAGGAAATACGTGTAACTGGTAGGCATGGTGAGCGACAAGGGTACCATAATAAACATAGGTACACGCATGTTTATACTAACTTCCAACCTCATATTTCCATTACTTACTTTTTTCCTCTCTCCTCGTTCTTTAAAAGTGGTCAGTCTGCTCAATCTCTTTAACTGTTCAGAAGGTTGAGGGGGGCCTCGCCCTTTTGGGGGAGGAAAGGTATTCAAACACTTTTTCCCAAGACCTTTTCCCTTAATACTTTCCATTTGCCTTACACTTCCTCCCTAGCTTCAGTCTCGACTTTTTCCCGCTTCAGCCTCTAGTCTGTCTAGCTCTACTATCTTCTTCTGAAAATAGAAGTGACCGTTTTTATGGTAGAACCACGGTAGAACATCCGGTACTGAAGTCTATGGTAAATGTTGTTACATGTTAACGCCCAAATCCATAGACCCTGCATTATCCCCTATAGGCGAGACTATTTGTATTTTATCCCTCCCACCGTGGACAATAAGGGAGTCCTTCATGGGTTACCGGACTTATTTGCGGTAGTTCTACCTACGTCAACTAGGATGTAAGAGTAGGACTTATCACCAACTATGTGTACCTCTAGCCTACCTTGTGTACTGGACCACCTCAGCCTCTCCCCAAACGATATTTCCATCTTCTAGTCCTTGAGGATAAGCACGCGTTTCTCCTCGTCAACTTCGTAGCGGTCTTGTCTAACTACGAGATTAACTTTCTCTTCCCCCTCTTATCTTTCCAATATCCCGGTGGTGCGACGTGCTTGACGAATTGCCGTAGACGGTCTTTATTCTTCAGAGACGAGAAAAGGGATGACCACGCTTCATTATTCTTCTGTAAAACGGCCTGAGCATTAACTCCAAGTACCTCCTTGTACTTCTCGCAGTACTTGTCCCAAGTGCACTTGAGGTCCTCTCTCCTCTGTTGGAAGAACTGTTGCCTCCTCTCGTAGTTTACCTCGTTGTACAGCTTCGCTGAAGCGTCTGCTAACTTCCTTATTTCCTTTGTTGTGCTCAATTAGAGAAAAGTCTTACGACGACTGTGCGGACGCTCCGGTATTACGGGAGAGATCGGCTTCCGCTCCTCATGTTCTTTGAGGTGACCAGAAGGGAGCGTCACAGGAAGGGGTTGGGAAAAGAGTTTAAAACCTACCCCCTTGAAAGGCGAGGTTTGCCGTTCTTTTATCAAACTGCGAGGTTAATCTCTCTACTAAGGCCTTAAACATTATAGAGAACTTGACGAATGTCTCGTTCCTCGAGAGAGCCAATTACATGTTTACCTACTGGTCCTCTGATCGCCCAAGCATTTCAAGAGTATACGTAGAGGTACTTAGGCTAGATCCAAAACCAGCTAGATGGAAGTCTCGAGTCTCGAAAGTACAAGCCAGTCTTCCTCCCTTCTAACTAAAGCTCCACATCTGACCGTTTCATCTAGATCCAGGGGTGAGGTCTTGGGAGAGGGAAGAGTGATCCATTCACTGTTTCAAGTCGCTAAAATACCAGTTTTTACAACAATACCGATCGCACGGTTCTTCTTAATGTCTATTTAAGACATCAGCTCTTTCAATATCCTCCTCAATTCCTGGAGTAGTAGTTCATTGTCAGTCCCTTTAAGGATCTTGTTCATTTTCTCGTTGTCTATTTTAAAGACCTTCACGCCAGAGACGTTAATGTTATCGACATTAGAAATTATGAACTTTACCACTCCCATACCACTCTCGTCTCTCTCAATCATCGAGAACTTCCTAACGTTCTCAATATTATTCACATTGTCCTTGTTAGTGATCTTTACGTCCCCTATGAACACCCTATCCTTAGTAACGAAATAGATGTCTGGAATCACCGTCTGGTTGTCCGGTGTCCTCATCCTTTTACCCTTGCCGTGAACGTACTTTATACCGAAGTCGTTCATTAAGCGATTTAACCCCTCCCTAATCCTTTTCTCCAGCTCCTTGGAGGCCTGCATGGGTTCGTCTATTCCTAAACTAGAGCTCAACTGATCCTCTATGCACTTGGAGGACGAACCTACACATTCTTTTGCTGCCTCGTTGTAGAGCTCTCTAGCTTTGATTAAGACCTCATTTGCAGTTTTCACGTCCTTAATAGCCCGGGCCAATGGGTCTGCGTACTCTTCACAATAGGCACTTATGATCCCCCTTATTTCCTCCTCCGATAGTGGCGGTGAGAGGTCAACTCTCAGGGCGTCCTCTTCCAATCTCCTCTTTAAGGCGCCGTCAGTTATTGTTGAGAGGACCTCAGGTATTAAGGTTAAAACCAGCTTGAATTTCAGGTTAGAGTTCAGAAGCCTATGCAAAGGGTTCATAATCCCTCCCACATTTCTCGTCTCGTCGACGAGCAATACGACTCTCTTTCCAATTTTACTTACATCATCAATTAAATTTATTATATCATCAATGGTATTGGAGTAAGAGGAATAAATGCAGTAAACTCTGAAGAGATGGGCGTATTGAGGGTTGTGTTTACCTTTCTTACACTCCATGTCTAACCAGGCATGGAACTCCTTGGCTATCCTAGCAAGCCTCGAATAGCCTATCTCTTTTTTATGTTTAGCTAGATAGGTGTAGGCCTCAGCCTTCAACTTCTCCTTATCTAGGTTCCTCCAGAACTCCTCGACCAGGTCTTCTTTTCCAGCTAGGTCAATGAACACTGTAAAGAAATTGCTGTCGGCTAACCTATTCTTTAAAGCTAGTAATACCGCTGTCTTCCCCATGCCTGGGCTACCCAGGACAACAGCTACCCCAAACCCTTCACTTTTAGCAAGTTTCTCTAGTTCACTTACCCCTTCATTCCATCTCCTACCACCTAACCTAGGTTTCGAGTTCCACTGCGTTACAGTGTATTCTGGAAACTCACAGACCAACTTTTCACCTTTTCTTCTTTATTATCCCATACAGTATTCCACTCAAGATGAGTCCTTCCGCACCCCCGCTTAACAGCTGGTAGTCCTTCAGGATGTGCTCTCTGAACCTACCGTAGAACTGTTCCTCAGTCATGCCCAACTGCTTCCTAATAGCGTCTAGCCTAGCTAAGCCGAAGGAGTCCTTTACTTCGTCGTAAATTTTATCGAAGTCATTCTCAGTTTTGTCTTTGTTGTTTCTACTAAAGAAAATATCTAGGGCCTCAAGCACAGCTCTTTTAACAATGTCCTCTAAGTCCTTTGTCGGTTCAACTACCTTATCACGTGAATCCCCTTCAGCTGGTCCTCCAAGATAAACATATCGCTTAGTTTTTCCAGACTTTTTTTCCCTCACTCTTCCACTCCTGACCAAGTCATCCAGCACCTTTAGTACTCGTTCTCTCTCCTCTTGGTCTCGACGGGCTTTAGGTCTAATTCCCAGTTTTTCGTAT belongs to Metallosphaera tengchongensis and includes:
- a CDS encoding glycosyltransferase family 4 protein, with the protein product MKLGVVNSGILSPSFGGGGAVHTLEVLTRLKDRFQIVLFPSSPSLKWDKEKLMERAKWIESKGIRVDDAFYSLIEEKEVKKASPEELANHYDVDGVDFVYEPDHTSTDIYYIGGKRGKYGMTIHEPMYYADSLQYLKRLIKFYGINPKTGKGFHTRFLYNELVAKRVNRKLMKRFPPSFIASVSKGSLEWSGLSGEVLYPGNAFDPSLLDYRGKGKEDYVVFWSRLNQDKGIKEIPAVMRIINSMRRTRLVLMGKFFDKYNESLFWRKVRAYGLDVEYLGFVERKKLNEVVSRAKCLIYPSHVDGFSLVVLESLALGTPVVAYDIPTIRSVYSGLSAVKLVPEFDVRAMGEEAARLIERDPQELMEDQGLLEFLRVHSSWDNVANSIEALIRKYV
- a CDS encoding glycosyltransferase, with amino-acid sequence MPEVLIPVGPGDRAEWVERTLTSAVAISDKVTVYDNSEREDLRGIIEKFNVKHVVDRRMRKVNMAMLRNRLLSLATEDLVIMMDSDVVIKSAKSLLSRVAEQGYAYTWMHYAYTEEELGRPRSPGEENPNLGCAAINLKDVKEIGMFDEKYERDEDIWLYSKLKHSGKRVGPVEERCLHLNTSHLRKDLSSSLREARRNLWRSKYDMMMVFDGLADFTFLTGYSYFGSYYVIGLLSALIPLASLLYIPVIGYGVKYYGGVKEWAYNLIPGLALAISLPYGLCWNLLKMRSRRKGGVTP
- a CDS encoding AAA family ATPase; the protein is MVCEFPEYTVTQWNSKPRLGGRRWNEGVSELEKLAKSEGFGVAVVLGSPGMGKTAVLLALKNRLADSNFFTVFIDLAGKEDLVEEFWRNLDKEKLKAEAYTYLAKHKKEIGYSRLARIAKEFHAWLDMECKKGKHNPQYAHLFRVYCIYSSYSNTIDDIINLIDDVSKIGKRVVLLVDETRNVGGIMNPLHRLLNSNLKFKLVLTLIPEVLSTITDGALKRRLEEDALRVDLSPPLSEEEIRGIISAYCEEYADPLARAIKDVKTANEVLIKARELYNEAAKECVGSSSKCIEDQLSSSLGIDEPMQASKELEKRIREGLNRLMNDFGIKYVHGKGKRMRTPDNQTVIPDIYFVTKDRVFIGDVKITNKDNVNNIENVRKFSMIERDESGMGVVKFIISNVDNINVSGVKVFKIDNEKMNKILKGTDNELLLQELRRILKELMS